One Loxodonta africana isolate mLoxAfr1 chromosome 4, mLoxAfr1.hap2, whole genome shotgun sequence genomic region harbors:
- the TMPO gene encoding thymopoietin isoform X1 has translation MPEFLEDPSVLTKEKLKSELIANNVTLPAGEQRKDVYVQLYLQHLTARNRPPLAASANNKGPPDFSSDEEREPTPVFGSGAAAAGRSRGAVGRKATKKTDKPRLEDKDDVDVTELTNEDLLDQLVRYGVNPGPIVGTTRKLYEKKLLKLREQGTESRSSTPLPAVSSSAENTRQNGSNDSDRYSDNEEGKKKEHKKVKSTRDFVPFSELPTTPSGGFFQGISFPEISTRPPLGRTELQAANKVHTSKGDPPREPVISTTLPGKGQLEKLASGGNLFISSKSNHDRCLEKSSSSSSQHQLTAMLVSAAASPSLIKETTTTSYKEIVENICRGEKSGIQPLCTGRSHISDHSILSSEREGLEESERSQVISPPLAQAIRDYVNSLLVQGGAGSLPGTSHFVPPMDIENTRKRIDRSSFQETESLSPPRKFPRRSEKSVEERDSGSFVAFQNTPGDESMSSFAKTVVSNSLTTLGIEMSKQSQHDKIDDYELSFPLHESILKVIEEEWQQIDRQLPSLACKYPVSSREAPRILSVPKVDDEILGFLSEGSPPAGIQAASSEACDKQLDLALCRTYEAAASALQIATHAAFVVRAMQADISQAAQILSFDPTQMHQALRILSKTYDAASYLCEAAFDEVKMAAHTMGSSSVGRRYLWLKDCKINPASKNKLAVTPFKGGTLFGGEGCKIIKKRGNKN, from the exons ATGCCAGAGTTCCTGGAAGACCCCTCGGTGCTGACGAAAGAGAAGTTGAAGAGTGAGTTGATCGCCAACAATGTGACGCTCCCGGCCGGGGAGCAGCGCAAAGACGTGTACGTACAGCTCTACCTGCAGCACCTCACCGCGCGAAACCGGCCGCCGCTCGCCGCCAGCGCCAACAACAAGGGGCCCCCGGACTTCTCCAGCGACGAGGAGCGCGAACCTACCCCGGTTTTCGGCTCTGGAGCCGCCGCCGCGGGCCGAAGCCGCGGCGCCGTAGGCAGG AAAGCCACAAAGAAAACTGATAAACCCAGACTAGAAGATAAAGATGATGTAGATGTAACGGAGCTCACCAATGAAGATCTTCTGGACCAGCTTGTGAGATATGGCGTGAACCCTGGCCCTATTGTGG GGACAACCAGGAAGCTATATGAGAAAAAGCTGCTGAAACTGAGGGAACAAGGAACTGAATCAAGGTCATCTACACCTCTGCCAGCAGTTTCTTCTTCAGCAGAAAATACAAGGCAGAATGGAAGTAATGACTCTGACAGATACAGCGACAATGAAGAAG gaaagaagaaagaacacaAGAAAGTGAAGTCCACTAgggattttgttcctttttctgaaCTTCCAACTACTCCCTCTGGTGGATTTTTTCAGGGTATATCTTTTCCTGAAATCTCCACCCGTCCTCCTTTGGGCAGGACTGAACTACAGGCAGCTAACAAAGTACATACTTCTAAGGGAGACCCACCTAGGGAACCTGTTATTTCCACAACGTTGCCTGGCAAGGGACAGTTGGAGAAGTTAGCCTCTGGAGGGAATTTGTTTATTTCCTCCAAATCTAACCATGATAGGTGTTTAGAGAAAAGTTCTTCGTCATCTTCTCAGCATCAACTCACTGCTATGTTGGTCTCAGCTGCAGCTTCTCCTTCATTGATTAAAGAAACCACTACTACTTCCTATAAAGaaatagtagaaaatatttgtcGTGGAGAGAAAAGTGGAATTCAACCGTTATGTACTGGGAGATCTCATATTTCAGATCATTCGATTCTCTCCAGTGAAAGGGAAGGATTAGAAGAGTCTGAGAGATCACAAGTAATTTCTCCACCACTTGCTCAGGCAATCAGAGATTATGTCAATTCTCTGTTGGTCCAGGGTGGGGCAGGTAGTTTGCCTGGGACTTCTCACTTTGTACCCCCAATGGATATAGAAAACACACGGAAGAGAATTGATCGATCTAGTTTTCAAGAAACTGAATCCCTGTCTCCTCCACGAAAATTCCCTAGACGCAGTGAGAAGTCGGTAGAAGAAAGGGATTCAGGTTCCTTTGTGGCATTTCAAAATACACCTGGAGATGAATCGATGTCTTCTTTTGCTAAAACTGTTGTGTCTAACTCACTCACTACCTTGGGCATTGAAATGTCTAAGCAATCACAGCATGATAAAATAGATGACTATGAACTGTCTTTCCCCCTCCATGAATCTATTTTAAAAgtaattgaagaggaatggcagcaAATTGACAGGCAACTGCCTTCGTTGGCATGCAAGTATCCGGTTTCTTCTAGAGAGGCACCACGGATATTATCAGTTCCAAAAGTAGATGATGAAATCTTAGGGTTTCTTTCTGAAGGCAGTCCACCAGCAGGTATTCAGGCAGCCTCCAGTGAGGCTTGTGATAAGCAGTTAGATTTAGCACTATGTAGAACATACGAAGCTGCAGCATCAGCCTTGCAGATTGCAACCCATGCTGCCTTTGTAGTTAGGGCTATGCAGGCAGACATTAGTCAGGCTGCCCAAATTCTTAGCTTTGATCCTACTCAAATGCACCAGGCCCTTAGGATTCTGAGCAAAACATACGATGCAGCCTCATATCTTTGTGAAGCTGCATTTGACGAAGTGAAGATGGCTGCCCACACCATGGGATCTTCCAGTGTGGGCCGCCGCTATCTCTGGCTGAAGGATTGCAAAATTAATCCAGCTTCTAAGAATAAGCTCGCAGTTACCCCCTTTAAAGGCGGAACATTATTTGGAGGAGAAGGatgcaaaataattaaaaagcgTGGGAATAAAAACTGA